One window of the Larus michahellis chromosome 24, bLarMic1.1, whole genome shotgun sequence genome contains the following:
- the ADAM15 gene encoding disintegrin and metalloproteinase domain-containing protein 15 isoform X1, translating to MGLLLFLLAAGPLLATGANGSGAGDSWRRRRAELGHFWRVTPRVLRDDRTLSLAEATQGGFPARLRVLLELEGTRLMLELEQNWELVLGAGALLYYLPNGTRVAQEASEQEHCCYQGTVRGFPGSWASLCACDGLSGHLRLSETRSYGLEPDAGGPPGRHIAYRSREVRLAPRACGQGPLDPPQEETEETEPPWLQRGKRAAVEQQRFVELVMVVDHAAFQNYRDLQRVRIRTLEIANQVDTFFQPLGVRVALVAVEVWSEGDRFAVGGSARAALERFLRWRREELLPRLPHDNAQLLTGARFDDVSVGMSAQASMCSPTRSGGVSMDHSISVLVVASTVAHQLGHNLGMRHDSAGRFCDCSDLRQDRGCIMASPTGLTPGLSFSNCSRQDLERSLRQGRGWCLSNVPEPRRLAGSPSCGNGFVEPDEGCDCGLSVECTDPCCNSSSCQLMPGAECASGDACCQDCQLRRAGHPCREPLGECDLPEFCDGVSPRCPPDTFLQDGQPCAGGRALCFGGACATYEGQCQQLLGAGAGPVSSSCMASLNARGDERGHCGHFPNGSYVACAQRDAGCGMLQCQRSSTRGDRPEGSCQGTLLPGDEDVSDAAMVLPGTACGPGKVCLQHRCQNVSALGDQQCRSKCHGHGVCNNHGHCHCERGWAPPTCESPGVGGSQDSGPAGLERGGSALPTALLLSALLGLALALGLCCARRAGLHKRLCQLGKGTSCQYSAETRVRFLGPEAPDGWSGISQPEPRLGSQGPPERPRPPQWRQATELQVMHSSKPAALGSARPDPPSRPLPPDPPPKAPPSDRPPPPTRPLPADPVVPGTQPPAPAKPPPPQRPLPLDPPGPSLPHSETPPGHPYVTVIPSRPAPPPPPPAGAQREA from the exons ATggggctgctcctcttcctcctcgccgCGGGGCCGCTCCTCGCCACCGGGGCCAACGGGAGCGGCGCAG GTGACAGCTGGCGGCGGCGCCGTGCAGAACTGGGACACTTCTGGCGCGTGACCCCGCGGGTCCTGAGGGACGACCGGACACTCAGCCTGGCAGAGGCCACCCAG GGGGGGTTCCCCGCCCGGCTGCGGgtcctgctggagctggaggggaCGCGGCTGATGTTGGAGCTGGAGCAAAACTG GGAGCTGGTGCTGGGCGCCGGGGCGCTGCTCTACTACCTGCCCAACGGCACGCGGGTGGCGCAGGAGGCCAGCGAGCAG GAGCACTGCTGCTACCAGGGGACGGTGCGGGGCTTCCCCGGCTCCTGGGCCAGCCTCTGTGCATGCGATGGACTCAG cGGCCACCTCCGGCTGTCGGAGACCAGGAGCTACGGGCTGGAGCCGGACGCTGGCGGCCCCCCGGGGCGGCACATTGCGTACCGGTCACGGGAGGTCCGGCTGGCACCGCGGGCCTGCGGGCAGggccccctggaccccccccaggaggagacagaggagacGGAGCCCCCCTGGCTGCAGAGG GGCAAGCGGGCGGCGGTGGAGCAGCAGCGGTTCGTGGAGCTGGTGATGGTGGTGGACCACGCTGCG TTCCAGAATTACCGCGACCTGCAACGTGTCCGCATCCGGACCCTGGAAATCGCCAACCAGGTGGACACG ttctTCCAGCCGCTGGGAGTGCGGGTGGCCTTGGTGGCGGTGGAGGTCTGGAGCGAGGGCGACAGGTTTGCGGTGGGCGGCAGCGCCCGGGCTGCACTGGAGCGGTTCCTGCGCTGGCGCcgggaggagctgctgccccggCTGCCCCACGACAACGCTCAGCTCCTCAC GGGTGCTCGCTTTGACGACGTCTCGGTGGGGATGTCGGCTCAAGCCTCCATGTGTTCCCCCACGCGCTCCGGCGGGGTCAGCATG GACCACTCCATCAGCGTCCTCGTCGTCGCCTCCACCGTGGCCCATCAGCTGGGGCACAACCTGGGCATGCGCCACGACAGCGCCGGGCGCTTCTGCGACTGTAGCGACCTCCGGCAGGACCGCGGCTGCATCATGGCGTCGCCCACGGG GCTGACGCCGGGCTTGAGCTTCAGCAACTGCAGCCGGCAGGACCTGGAGCGCAGCCTGCGTCAGGGACGGGGCTGGTGCCTCTCCAACGTCCCCGAGCCCCGGCGCCTGGCCGGCAGCCCCAGCTGTGGGAATGGCTTCGTGGAGCCGGACGAGGGCTGCGACTGCGGCCTCAGCGTG GAGTGCACCGATCcctgctgcaacagcagcagctgccagctgaTGCCCGGGGCTGAGTGCGCCTCGGGGGACGCCTGCTGCCAGGACTGCCAG ctgcGCCGCGCTGGACACCCGTGCCGGGAGCCCCTGGGCGAGTGTGACCTGCCCGAGTTCTGCGACGGGGTCtcgccgcgctgcccgcccgaCACCTTCCTGCAGGACGGGCAGCCCTgcgccggcgggcgggcgctCTGCTTCGGCGGCGCCTGTGCCACCTACGAGGGAcagtgccagcagctgctgggggcag GCGCCGGCCCCGTCTCCAGCTCCTGCATGGCCTCCCTGAACGCAAGAGGGGATGAACGCGGGCACTGCGGGCACTTCCCCAATGGCTCCTACGTTGCCTGTGCCCAGCG GGACGCCGGCTGCGGGATGCTGCAGTGCCAGCGCAGCAGCACCCGGGGGGACAGACCAGAAGGGTCCTGCCAGGGGACCCTCCTGCCCGGGGACGAGGATGTGAGCGATGCGGCCATGGTGCTGCCCGGCACCGCCTGTGGGCCCGGGAAG GTGTGCCTCCAGCACCGGTGCCAGAACGTCTCGGCGCTGGGTGACCAGCAGTGCCGGAGCAAGTGCCACGGGCACGGG GTGTGCAACAACCATGGGCACTGCCACTGCGAGCGGGGCTGGGCCCCCCCGACCTGCGagagccccggggtggggggcagccagGACAGCGGTCCCGCCGGCCTGGAGCGAG GGGGGAGCGCCCTGCCCACCGCCCTGCTGCTGAgcgcgctgctggggctggccctggccctggggctctgctgcGCCCGCCGCGCCGGACTGCACAAGCGCCTCTGCCAGCTCGGCAAAGGGACCTCCTGCCAGTACAG CGCTGAGACCCGGGTCCGATTCCTGGGTCCAGAAGCCCCAGACGGCTGGAGCGG GATCTCGCAGCCAGAGCCCCGGTTGGGCAGCCAGGGCCCCCCTGAGCGCCCCCGGCCCCCACAGTGGCGACAGGCCACGGAGCTGCAGGTCATGCACAGCAGCAAG CCGGCTGccctcggctcggcccggcccgatCCACCCTCCCGGCCTCTCCCGCCGGACCCTCCGCCCAAG GCCCCCCCCTCGGACAGGCCGCCCCCCCCCACACGCCCGCTGCCCGCAGACCCCGTGGTGCCCGGCACGCAG cccccagctccagccaagcCCCCCCCACCACAGCGGCCGCTGCCATTGGACCCCCCGGGGCCTTCGCTCCCCCACAGCGAGACCCCCCCCGGTCACCCCTACGTCACGGTGATACCCtccag gccggccccgccgccgccgccgcccgccggtgCCCAGCGGGAGGCCTGA
- the ADAM15 gene encoding disintegrin and metalloproteinase domain-containing protein 15 isoform X7 has product MGLLLFLLAAGPLLATGANGSGAGDSWRRRRAELGHFWRVTPRVLRDDRTLSLAEATQGGFPARLRVLLELEGTRLMLELEQNWELVLGAGALLYYLPNGTRVAQEASEQEHCCYQGTVRGFPGSWASLCACDGLSGHLRLSETRSYGLEPDAGGPPGRHIAYRSREVRLAPRACGQGPLDPPQEETEETEPPWLQRGKRAAVEQQRFVELVMVVDHAAFQNYRDLQRVRIRTLEIANQVDTFFQPLGVRVALVAVEVWSEGDRFAVGGSARAALERFLRWRREELLPRLPHDNAQLLTGARFDDVSVGMSAQASMCSPTRSGGVSMDHSISVLVVASTVAHQLGHNLGMRHDSAGRFCDCSDLRQDRGCIMASPTGLTPGLSFSNCSRQDLERSLRQGRGWCLSNVPEPRRLAGSPSCGNGFVEPDEGCDCGLSVECTDPCCNSSSCQLMPGAECASGDACCQDCQLRRAGHPCREPLGECDLPEFCDGVSPRCPPDTFLQDGQPCAGGRALCFGGACATYEGQCQQLLGAGAGPVSSSCMASLNARGDERGHCGHFPNGSYVACAQRDAGCGMLQCQRSSTRGDRPEGSCQGTLLPGDEDVSDAAMVLPGTACGPGKVCLQHRCQNVSALGDQQCRSKCHGHGVCNNHGHCHCERGWAPPTCESPGVGGSQDSGPAGLERGGSALPTALLLSALLGLALALGLCCARRAGLHKRLCQLGKGTSCQYRISQPEPRLGSQGPPERPRPPQWRQATELQVMHSSKPPAPAKPPPPQRPLPLDPPGPSLPHSETPPGHPYVTVIPSRPAPPPPPPAGAQREA; this is encoded by the exons ATggggctgctcctcttcctcctcgccgCGGGGCCGCTCCTCGCCACCGGGGCCAACGGGAGCGGCGCAG GTGACAGCTGGCGGCGGCGCCGTGCAGAACTGGGACACTTCTGGCGCGTGACCCCGCGGGTCCTGAGGGACGACCGGACACTCAGCCTGGCAGAGGCCACCCAG GGGGGGTTCCCCGCCCGGCTGCGGgtcctgctggagctggaggggaCGCGGCTGATGTTGGAGCTGGAGCAAAACTG GGAGCTGGTGCTGGGCGCCGGGGCGCTGCTCTACTACCTGCCCAACGGCACGCGGGTGGCGCAGGAGGCCAGCGAGCAG GAGCACTGCTGCTACCAGGGGACGGTGCGGGGCTTCCCCGGCTCCTGGGCCAGCCTCTGTGCATGCGATGGACTCAG cGGCCACCTCCGGCTGTCGGAGACCAGGAGCTACGGGCTGGAGCCGGACGCTGGCGGCCCCCCGGGGCGGCACATTGCGTACCGGTCACGGGAGGTCCGGCTGGCACCGCGGGCCTGCGGGCAGggccccctggaccccccccaggaggagacagaggagacGGAGCCCCCCTGGCTGCAGAGG GGCAAGCGGGCGGCGGTGGAGCAGCAGCGGTTCGTGGAGCTGGTGATGGTGGTGGACCACGCTGCG TTCCAGAATTACCGCGACCTGCAACGTGTCCGCATCCGGACCCTGGAAATCGCCAACCAGGTGGACACG ttctTCCAGCCGCTGGGAGTGCGGGTGGCCTTGGTGGCGGTGGAGGTCTGGAGCGAGGGCGACAGGTTTGCGGTGGGCGGCAGCGCCCGGGCTGCACTGGAGCGGTTCCTGCGCTGGCGCcgggaggagctgctgccccggCTGCCCCACGACAACGCTCAGCTCCTCAC GGGTGCTCGCTTTGACGACGTCTCGGTGGGGATGTCGGCTCAAGCCTCCATGTGTTCCCCCACGCGCTCCGGCGGGGTCAGCATG GACCACTCCATCAGCGTCCTCGTCGTCGCCTCCACCGTGGCCCATCAGCTGGGGCACAACCTGGGCATGCGCCACGACAGCGCCGGGCGCTTCTGCGACTGTAGCGACCTCCGGCAGGACCGCGGCTGCATCATGGCGTCGCCCACGGG GCTGACGCCGGGCTTGAGCTTCAGCAACTGCAGCCGGCAGGACCTGGAGCGCAGCCTGCGTCAGGGACGGGGCTGGTGCCTCTCCAACGTCCCCGAGCCCCGGCGCCTGGCCGGCAGCCCCAGCTGTGGGAATGGCTTCGTGGAGCCGGACGAGGGCTGCGACTGCGGCCTCAGCGTG GAGTGCACCGATCcctgctgcaacagcagcagctgccagctgaTGCCCGGGGCTGAGTGCGCCTCGGGGGACGCCTGCTGCCAGGACTGCCAG ctgcGCCGCGCTGGACACCCGTGCCGGGAGCCCCTGGGCGAGTGTGACCTGCCCGAGTTCTGCGACGGGGTCtcgccgcgctgcccgcccgaCACCTTCCTGCAGGACGGGCAGCCCTgcgccggcgggcgggcgctCTGCTTCGGCGGCGCCTGTGCCACCTACGAGGGAcagtgccagcagctgctgggggcag GCGCCGGCCCCGTCTCCAGCTCCTGCATGGCCTCCCTGAACGCAAGAGGGGATGAACGCGGGCACTGCGGGCACTTCCCCAATGGCTCCTACGTTGCCTGTGCCCAGCG GGACGCCGGCTGCGGGATGCTGCAGTGCCAGCGCAGCAGCACCCGGGGGGACAGACCAGAAGGGTCCTGCCAGGGGACCCTCCTGCCCGGGGACGAGGATGTGAGCGATGCGGCCATGGTGCTGCCCGGCACCGCCTGTGGGCCCGGGAAG GTGTGCCTCCAGCACCGGTGCCAGAACGTCTCGGCGCTGGGTGACCAGCAGTGCCGGAGCAAGTGCCACGGGCACGGG GTGTGCAACAACCATGGGCACTGCCACTGCGAGCGGGGCTGGGCCCCCCCGACCTGCGagagccccggggtggggggcagccagGACAGCGGTCCCGCCGGCCTGGAGCGAG GGGGGAGCGCCCTGCCCACCGCCCTGCTGCTGAgcgcgctgctggggctggccctggccctggggctctgctgcGCCCGCCGCGCCGGACTGCACAAGCGCCTCTGCCAGCTCGGCAAAGGGACCTCCTGCCAGTACAG GATCTCGCAGCCAGAGCCCCGGTTGGGCAGCCAGGGCCCCCCTGAGCGCCCCCGGCCCCCACAGTGGCGACAGGCCACGGAGCTGCAGGTCATGCACAGCAGCAAG cccccagctccagccaagcCCCCCCCACCACAGCGGCCGCTGCCATTGGACCCCCCGGGGCCTTCGCTCCCCCACAGCGAGACCCCCCCCGGTCACCCCTACGTCACGGTGATACCCtccag gccggccccgccgccgccgccgcccgccggtgCCCAGCGGGAGGCCTGA
- the ADAM15 gene encoding disintegrin and metalloproteinase domain-containing protein 15 isoform X5, which translates to MGLLLFLLAAGPLLATGANGSGAGDSWRRRRAELGHFWRVTPRVLRDDRTLSLAEATQGGFPARLRVLLELEGTRLMLELEQNWELVLGAGALLYYLPNGTRVAQEASEQEHCCYQGTVRGFPGSWASLCACDGLSGHLRLSETRSYGLEPDAGGPPGRHIAYRSREVRLAPRACGQGPLDPPQEETEETEPPWLQRGKRAAVEQQRFVELVMVVDHAAFQNYRDLQRVRIRTLEIANQVDTFFQPLGVRVALVAVEVWSEGDRFAVGGSARAALERFLRWRREELLPRLPHDNAQLLTGARFDDVSVGMSAQASMCSPTRSGGVSMDHSISVLVVASTVAHQLGHNLGMRHDSAGRFCDCSDLRQDRGCIMASPTGLTPGLSFSNCSRQDLERSLRQGRGWCLSNVPEPRRLAGSPSCGNGFVEPDEGCDCGLSVECTDPCCNSSSCQLMPGAECASGDACCQDCQLRRAGHPCREPLGECDLPEFCDGVSPRCPPDTFLQDGQPCAGGRALCFGGACATYEGQCQQLLGAGAGPVSSSCMASLNARGDERGHCGHFPNGSYVACAQRDAGCGMLQCQRSSTRGDRPEGSCQGTLLPGDEDVSDAAMVLPGTACGPGKVCLQHRCQNVSALGDQQCRSKCHGHGVCNNHGHCHCERGWAPPTCESPGVGGSQDSGPAGLERGGSALPTALLLSALLGLALALGLCCARRAGLHKRLCQLGKGTSCQYRISQPEPRLGSQGPPERPRPPQWRQATELQVMHSSKAPPSDRPPPPTRPLPADPVVPGTQPPAPAKPPPPQRPLPLDPPGPSLPHSETPPGHPYVTVIPSRPAPPPPPPAGAQREA; encoded by the exons ATggggctgctcctcttcctcctcgccgCGGGGCCGCTCCTCGCCACCGGGGCCAACGGGAGCGGCGCAG GTGACAGCTGGCGGCGGCGCCGTGCAGAACTGGGACACTTCTGGCGCGTGACCCCGCGGGTCCTGAGGGACGACCGGACACTCAGCCTGGCAGAGGCCACCCAG GGGGGGTTCCCCGCCCGGCTGCGGgtcctgctggagctggaggggaCGCGGCTGATGTTGGAGCTGGAGCAAAACTG GGAGCTGGTGCTGGGCGCCGGGGCGCTGCTCTACTACCTGCCCAACGGCACGCGGGTGGCGCAGGAGGCCAGCGAGCAG GAGCACTGCTGCTACCAGGGGACGGTGCGGGGCTTCCCCGGCTCCTGGGCCAGCCTCTGTGCATGCGATGGACTCAG cGGCCACCTCCGGCTGTCGGAGACCAGGAGCTACGGGCTGGAGCCGGACGCTGGCGGCCCCCCGGGGCGGCACATTGCGTACCGGTCACGGGAGGTCCGGCTGGCACCGCGGGCCTGCGGGCAGggccccctggaccccccccaggaggagacagaggagacGGAGCCCCCCTGGCTGCAGAGG GGCAAGCGGGCGGCGGTGGAGCAGCAGCGGTTCGTGGAGCTGGTGATGGTGGTGGACCACGCTGCG TTCCAGAATTACCGCGACCTGCAACGTGTCCGCATCCGGACCCTGGAAATCGCCAACCAGGTGGACACG ttctTCCAGCCGCTGGGAGTGCGGGTGGCCTTGGTGGCGGTGGAGGTCTGGAGCGAGGGCGACAGGTTTGCGGTGGGCGGCAGCGCCCGGGCTGCACTGGAGCGGTTCCTGCGCTGGCGCcgggaggagctgctgccccggCTGCCCCACGACAACGCTCAGCTCCTCAC GGGTGCTCGCTTTGACGACGTCTCGGTGGGGATGTCGGCTCAAGCCTCCATGTGTTCCCCCACGCGCTCCGGCGGGGTCAGCATG GACCACTCCATCAGCGTCCTCGTCGTCGCCTCCACCGTGGCCCATCAGCTGGGGCACAACCTGGGCATGCGCCACGACAGCGCCGGGCGCTTCTGCGACTGTAGCGACCTCCGGCAGGACCGCGGCTGCATCATGGCGTCGCCCACGGG GCTGACGCCGGGCTTGAGCTTCAGCAACTGCAGCCGGCAGGACCTGGAGCGCAGCCTGCGTCAGGGACGGGGCTGGTGCCTCTCCAACGTCCCCGAGCCCCGGCGCCTGGCCGGCAGCCCCAGCTGTGGGAATGGCTTCGTGGAGCCGGACGAGGGCTGCGACTGCGGCCTCAGCGTG GAGTGCACCGATCcctgctgcaacagcagcagctgccagctgaTGCCCGGGGCTGAGTGCGCCTCGGGGGACGCCTGCTGCCAGGACTGCCAG ctgcGCCGCGCTGGACACCCGTGCCGGGAGCCCCTGGGCGAGTGTGACCTGCCCGAGTTCTGCGACGGGGTCtcgccgcgctgcccgcccgaCACCTTCCTGCAGGACGGGCAGCCCTgcgccggcgggcgggcgctCTGCTTCGGCGGCGCCTGTGCCACCTACGAGGGAcagtgccagcagctgctgggggcag GCGCCGGCCCCGTCTCCAGCTCCTGCATGGCCTCCCTGAACGCAAGAGGGGATGAACGCGGGCACTGCGGGCACTTCCCCAATGGCTCCTACGTTGCCTGTGCCCAGCG GGACGCCGGCTGCGGGATGCTGCAGTGCCAGCGCAGCAGCACCCGGGGGGACAGACCAGAAGGGTCCTGCCAGGGGACCCTCCTGCCCGGGGACGAGGATGTGAGCGATGCGGCCATGGTGCTGCCCGGCACCGCCTGTGGGCCCGGGAAG GTGTGCCTCCAGCACCGGTGCCAGAACGTCTCGGCGCTGGGTGACCAGCAGTGCCGGAGCAAGTGCCACGGGCACGGG GTGTGCAACAACCATGGGCACTGCCACTGCGAGCGGGGCTGGGCCCCCCCGACCTGCGagagccccggggtggggggcagccagGACAGCGGTCCCGCCGGCCTGGAGCGAG GGGGGAGCGCCCTGCCCACCGCCCTGCTGCTGAgcgcgctgctggggctggccctggccctggggctctgctgcGCCCGCCGCGCCGGACTGCACAAGCGCCTCTGCCAGCTCGGCAAAGGGACCTCCTGCCAGTACAG GATCTCGCAGCCAGAGCCCCGGTTGGGCAGCCAGGGCCCCCCTGAGCGCCCCCGGCCCCCACAGTGGCGACAGGCCACGGAGCTGCAGGTCATGCACAGCAGCAAG GCCCCCCCCTCGGACAGGCCGCCCCCCCCCACACGCCCGCTGCCCGCAGACCCCGTGGTGCCCGGCACGCAG cccccagctccagccaagcCCCCCCCACCACAGCGGCCGCTGCCATTGGACCCCCCGGGGCCTTCGCTCCCCCACAGCGAGACCCCCCCCGGTCACCCCTACGTCACGGTGATACCCtccag gccggccccgccgccgccgccgcccgccggtgCCCAGCGGGAGGCCTGA